The Magnolia sinica isolate HGM2019 chromosome 9, MsV1, whole genome shotgun sequence sequence TGCGGTCGGTGCCATCAATTATATAGGGGCATGCGAGCAATGCTTTTCTGATGGGCTGCTCAAGGCTGCAGATCATAGTCCTTGCACTACTTATTTAACGAAACTCAGATCCTTTAAAACTTTGTTAAATCCTCTGAAAAAAGTGATTAATAATGTTGCTGTAGCATGAGCAATTGAAATCTTGAATAGAGCTGATCTTTGTACAGGGACATCCATCTCCCTTTGATTTCTGTAGAATAAATTCCCTTTTTGTtgcttgctctctctctctctcaaaaaaaaaaaaaaaaaaaaaagaaaaagaaaagaaaaggaggttATCATAATCTGTTAGGTTAATCATGTTTGCTTCTTTCTACGCAGACACTAAAAGCAAGAACTGATATCGAAGAACTGACCAGGAGGCTTTCCAGTATGGAAGTGGAGATGCACAAGGTCAGCATCCAGTTTGCCAAGAGTCTATTAGTAAATCTCAACTGTTGAACTTTATAGCAGCGCATATAAGACATGGATTTGAATTTGCCGAAACTATTTTTAGTAGATGCTCATAAATTGTCAATAAGTAGTATATTTAAATTATCGCATGGCTTAGATTCAAATGATATTGAATGATGTACTCTCTATttgcttatttttttttcaatgtccaATTATTGTTTCTACCCACAATGAGATTCCTTGATTTGTCTCTTGTTTCATTTGATTGTACATTGCACAAGAACTTGACTTTCAAACGGATGTTCTGTGTCAAGCCTTTGGAAACACAAATTCAGATATGCCTGTCAAATGATGTATTGCATTGTGCATACGAGTGTTACTGTGTTAGGTGCATCATTCAAAACGATGTCAATGAGATTCTTCCACTGAAAGTAAGGGACCTTGACAAGCTCAACCaaggggtgcaacttgggcaggtcgggttgggttgagggtcaaacTGTGCTTGACCCAACCTCTAGAGGACCCGACCCTAACCCAAATTCCTCTATACTTAACCCCAATCcgacctgacctgacccaacccaacccagatACATTGTTtattcccaacccaacctgaatttgctcaacccaaacccaatctgATCTCAAATTGGGTTGGGGTTTTCCAACCCTAAACCAAGGAGCCTGACAACCAgacccaacctgacctgaactcaggttgggtcagtCGGGTTTGGGTTGACCTGAACCTGAGTTGCTGCCCTAGCTCAACCTGCACACAGTGCAAATGATCCAAGTTCCATAGGAGTTGCAGCCACCCAGAGAATGCCAAACTTGGTTGCATAAAAATGTGAGATCTGAGCAGTGCATCAGGTGTGCCATGCCATGTCAATGATGTGGGCCGAAACCATACATGGAAAAATGGACCGTTCAAAAAGATCTGCTGACTGTCCACATTTGATGCATGAAGCTGACGTCCCACACACACCAGCTTGTCGTGTCTCCTGATGCAGAGCTGCGAGCGTGTTTAGCAATCCTcactattaaaatatttatggtaaCTGCTTTTTGTTGTAATGTTTCAATAACTGGTTATGCCTTGTATTTCCATATTCACAGGAAACAGTAAATAATGACATAAAGAAGACGAAACTCAGGATGAGGTTACGGATGGCACAAGCGAAATTAGACATGTTTCGAGGCAAATACAAGGATTCAGTGGATGAGCTCACATTCAGTCACAAGAAATACACCGAAGCATCGGCAGAACTTAAAAAGCGGTTGGTATTGCAGGGGACTGAGATCCTCAACCTCAAAAAGCAGCTAGCAGCATTAGGAACAAATCAGACCATTGGCTGCTCATAGGTATGCATTCTCTGAGGTGATATAGGAATAAATCAGACCGTTGAATGCATTCTTTGATGAACCATTCTGTACAAGTTGGCCCCATGAGTCGGTGAATCCAGACTTTTGATCTGATGGATTTACACTATGGATGGGGTACGCACAAAAAATTTCCCagttttaaaaatccaaacccGTTTGAATGTTtgcctacaaatagatggttgagtAAAGTCAAAGATACTGCCATGGTACATAATCAGCAGTGCAAAGACCAAAGGTGGAAGGATTAGCACCTTCCAATCCATGGGAGTTTTGGTGCATACCACATCCAAATTCCGGCCTGTATGATCTACTATCTGGATCACTGAATTATGGTTGGGATACATATAGTATTGGAAGGCTTGTTAAATTGTGCATTTGTCCAGTCCCAGCACTGAATAATTCCTTGCGATAGAGATACCACTAGAAGCATTGATATATGAGGTTGTTTCAGTGAGTTGTTTGAGCAGTTCTGATTGGTTGATGCAGTTGGGGACCCCACTCAAATCAGAGGCAGATGCAATTGGCCATTCTTGTGGACTGTTGTCATTGGCTGAAGATTGTATAGTTAAACAGTTCCCGCCTGATCATTAAACATGGTAAATACTTGTTAACCATCAGCATTAACATGCGGACCTGTTACTCTCCATCATGCGTGTGCTATACTACCATTGGATCTTCGATTGGACAATTGTTGGTTACGATCACGATACGCTGGCCAGTTGTGCGGCTGTCCAGCATTAAAGAAATGACAATCAATAAATGGAGATCGACATGTCGAGCACCTGTTTATGGGAGAATTGATTAGCAGACAGCATGCTGTGTTTTGACGTTTCAAGGCTAACAATAAGGCTTCTTTCTGTGCAGGGATGTACCGGGTTGTTTATGTATGTGCCGAACATGTTCACAAGGCCGAGAGAACACAGACATGTCGACCTTTTCCTCTTTGGAATGGTTTTAACTCTTCAAACCTTTGCATTTGTGCTCTTTAAAGGCCTCCTTTTGTAACTTATAAATGGGGTTAATGAGAAACGTGTAACAGTCTTTCAATGGGGCTTCtacacacctctctctctctctctctctcttgcatgaAGCCCACAATAGTGGCCCATTGGCTCCAATTGGTTCTGCAACCATGGTCGAGAATCCAACAACTGTGTCCAATGACATTTAGTAAATGCCATTAACTGAGGAAAGAGCTCACCAGCATTGATtttatggatgtgggccacctcaCACTTAACATGTTCACTGGGTCGGCACATGTGCTGCGCATAAATCACCTGTGGGTCTGGCAAACCTCTTGTCCTACTtgcatatttcttttcttttctttccttttttctaacGGGTTTTATGAATGCCTGTTAATGGGGCTAactataagggcccgtttggccaggtggattggaagggattgaatggtattagggtggatggcatggatttctaggtaatgatggtgttgtcagttgaAACCCCATtttatttataggcaaaaggCTGTGATTCCATCTACAGGCTTTCTATTTACAGCCCAACGATTATATTTTCAAAAATTAGTTCTTCATTTACAAGATTTAAACGATTTACAAGCTATCTaaacacagacaatcatttacAGCTGTATGAATTTATAGGCATCTAAACGACCCCTAAAAGAGtgaaatttttatgaattttctaaccctatcATAGAATAATCTGTGGTGGGAACAATCCTCATTAATACGGATATGGAACCAACGGcccatttttctatttgggcGTCCTGATTTTACCACCTCACCTTCAAATTTCATCCCTTCCGGCCTTGTAAAAATATGAAATTGACTCTTCTAAAAGGATCCAACTTGTCTATGACCCGGTTACCCCAAAGGTCTGATGGGCCCACTCTTCTGTCTAAGCAGGACGTGGCTTTGGTGGATCCGGGGAACCACCGAGTTcgatgctgtggggcccactgtgatgtatgtgttttatatccagtcCATCAATTTGGATAGATCATTCTCGAagatgaccccaaaaatgaagcaaatataattctaaggtggaccacaccacaagaaacagtgatgattgaacacctaccttCTCGGgtaccacaaaagctttggatcaagctggtatttgtgttttctatttttgtttgaccttatcaacaggttaaatggtaaataaacattacggtaggtgGGTGGGccgtaggaaatttttaatggtaggtgttcaatcactactcttttctgtgatgtggttccCTGAAGGactgtatctacttcattttttggcctcatgtcctaaaatgagattgaaaagtggatggacggtgtggatatgaaacacatacatcacagtgggctccagtCCTGCAACCGCCGAGCTCGGTAGTTCCTGTATCCACCTAAGCCGCGTCCGTCCAAAACTCAAgggggccacactacaggaaacggtgAAGATGGAAAAGCCTGCCGTCGGAACCTTCTTGGGACTcgccgtgatgtttatattccatccagtcCGTTTATTAGGTGATGCCCACTTTGGACGattgaaaaacataaatatcagactgatcaaaaaggtttcaatccccactatttcttgtggtggggcacacttgagctttcaatctcactcatgtttgagCTGGctgaatgaatggatggatggatggagtggatatgatacaaacttcatggtgggccccacatagctgaGGGTTACAGTCAAGTCGCGTGTCTTCTAAAATAAGCAAACTGCACGAAATTACCAATGGCTCTCGGAAACCAAGTTGAAACAGATGGTCATTTGTATATCTTTACTCGTAATCAGGGGATGTACAGACATCCACACATCCGAACCGTTGGTTTTATAGAGAATCGTCTGTTGTTTCAATTTGTGCACTGCGGGTCATAGTCAAGTGATCTAGATCGTTGATATTACAAAGAATCTTGTGTGTTTTCAGAGTGGGTATGCATGGGGCCCATACCCtcgtgatctagaccgttgatatgatggaaagCTGTCTGTCCTAGCTTGGCTCATTGTTCAGTGATTCAAGTGGGGTGCATTCGAAGAATGAAAAGGCCAGATATCgatagctaggatcttccaatccatAGATGTTTGGTGCATGGACCATGGTGATTCTCATCAcaacaacggtttggatcactttaACCATGGGACTTACTTGTATAAGCTGAAAGCCAGCGCGTAATGTAGAAGACTTCAGGGGATCCGTACGTGACACGTGTACGAGATCCGAGCCATTAATCAGGCAGGTCCCAACGTGGAGAATTGTCTTGTATGGAAAatgggaattatttgatactccagccgtatatgatgcttgatactgaAAATAAGACTCgccgaacaatcctaacctctgatttgtgaccTCTAGTTTGTTGATGAAatgggaccattggatattttcatcttTAACCGTCCATTAATTGTCCActaatccaatagtcagataatcaaataagcataagttttgggtcatgatacatctaaactgggaatcataatttggacagtttaattttaatAACTTTTAATCCAAATATGCActttctaagtaatttataagtgcacgcgtatcatctatcacactctgccagagtatcactGTTTTTTCCcttataaaaaaataagaaaaaagaaaacagcccGCTTTCCGACCGTTAAGCATCACGTCACGCTTCCCAGATTTTAGCTTCGGATAACCGGGCCAACAACCGAACCTGATTCCCCGAACCTCACCCAACGGCTACTTCCTTTTTACCATTTAAAAAAGAGGAAGGACACTTGAACTCTctccacccctctctctctctctctctctccccgacaaaagaaaaagagagggattTTCAATCAAGTTCCTCCATGGCTTCTGCAAGAGCTCTGACTTCCTCACTAATCttcatctcttttcttctcttcagcCTTTCAGAAGCTAAAGATTTCTTAGTTGGAGGCAAGACCAACGCATGGCAAATCCCATCTTCTCCCTCAGACTCACTAAATCAATGGGCCGAAGCTAACCGTTTCCAAATTGGCGATTCACTTGGTAAGTTTCGCCTTCTGGAATCTCTCTAGAACTTCTATTTTCGTTATTTTCCCATACGGGTTTTCTTGCAAACTTCGGATTCGATCGGTTTCTTGTCTGGTTTCTCTTCGAAAAATCGATTTCTGCCATTTTCCCAGCTGGGTTCCTTTTGGAACTATGGTTTATGTGATTTTTCCCATCTGGGTTCTCTTTGGAACATCAGTTTTTGTAATTCTAATGTGTTTGCTCTTTGATTTCTGACGATTTTCACATCTGGTTTCTCATCCGAAATTTGATTTCTCTCaattgatttttcttgaaattcCGAGTTCTGTCATTTTCCGTTTgggttctctttcatttctgacgaTTTTTCCCATCTGGGGTTCTCCCAAACATTAGGTTCTCTCATCTTTCCCATTTGGATTCACTTGATTTTGACATTTGAGTAGtctctctcttcttcattttttatttttatttttatatttcctgatgttttttcctttcttttttcgtAGTTTGGAAATTTGATGGTGAGAAGGATTCAGTGCTGCAAGTGACTAGAGAGGGCTACCAGAGCTGCAATGTGTCAAATCCGATCGCCGCACACAAGGGTGGAAATGTGGTGGTGAAGCTTGACCGGTCTGGGCCGTTCTACTTCATCAGCGGAGCAGGAGGGCACTGTGAGAATGGCCAGAAGCTAATCGTCGTTGTCATCTCAGAGGTGAGGGGAGGCGGGTTTTTCAGCATCTCTCCTGCCCCTTCACCGATGGAGTTCGATGGGCCGGCAGTCGCTCCGACAAGCAGTGCTCATGGTTTGGCAGTTTGGAGGGGTGGTTTTGTGAGTAGTTTGGTTGTATTGGGGAGCTTGGTGGGGATGATTTTGTGAGGGAGATAATGGTCTTTTTGGGTTCTGTTCTAGTTTGAATAGGAAtatgattttcattttattataattattttttcactTGTTAGAATCATTTCTTGTGGTTGATAAAGATTCTAATGATATATTCCTCTATTTTTTGAAGTACCTGAGtcattgcttcttcttcttcttcttcttcttctttttttaagaaTTTCTTGTGGCTTGAATCTGGGAGAGGACTGAATCTCAAAAGGCCGATACTCTGGCAGTTTGAtggatgattttattttattttatttttttgaaagatgtcaCTTCCAttgaaaaagaagaggaaactAGAAAAAAGCAGCAGGggaaaccaaaagaaagaaaaaagcacacacggaaaaaaaaaaaaaaaaggaaaaaaaagagaacCAAAACTCGCGAAAACACTCCCATGGCCGAAACTGAACTATATCCTGAAGCAACGATTGTTGCGTTCTCCATTTCTTctcgatggatgatgagatgatgAGATAGTTGTGAAGTTGGAaagttttagtgaaaaataatcATGGGTGTCCCAGTACACCGACAGTTTTGGCTTACATCTGTAGGCCCCAGGCCCCAAAAAGGTTAGAGATGGACCACCATTGAGCTCCCTGCTCTCTCAAATCTTCCCAACATGAGGTAAAACTTCCATGGGTCCATCAGGAACAATGAATCCGACCCTCATTGTAAAGAGAAATCAAGGAAACGTCCATCGATTTAAGAGGATCACTGAAACTTTGatatttggggttttttttttttttatgttgaatGTGAAAAACGGTCCAAAAATACTAAATGGCCTCTAAAAATTCTGCAAAAATCACCATAATATAAAGATGCTTCAAACCATGTTGTTCTTCTCGTTGAAAAATGAGCCATACGAAGTATACAATGATGTTGTTAGCTGTATAATTAATTGCTAACGCTAGCATGTTCGGGTAGCACCAAACAATTCACAATGATCTTCTCTGATACCAAGTTGGTTTGGATGGATTTaggggaagagggagagagagagagagaggcagtttAAAACAATGATACCATCTCTCAATGCCTGCTTATGGATGTCCATTTTACAAGGGAACACGCCCAAAATTTCTATGATGCTCTGACAGTGTTTCATGAACCTCTCTGCTAATGTTCGTTGGATTGGACTAGGAAATTTTCAAATCAGCTGTTCATTAGATGTTTCATGAACCTCTCTGCTTATGTTCGTTGGATTGGACGTTCAAAAAGAATCGGAGGCTAGGATTGGGTTTCCATAAGCTGTCTGGATGAGGTTGCTCCGAGGAAGTGTATTGTCACCCACCGCCAAACCCTCACCATCTCAGGCTGTGCCAGGCCATACTGATACTTTTCATGGATTAGAGACATACGAGAGACAGCTCCACAGGGCAATTAGCACTGCCAGAGTGAGTTTTCCTGTTGAAAATAGGATTGGAACTGGGACCAGATCATGAGACGCCAAGGGGTGGAACCCTACTGCTGTTGccaatcctaaccattcgatAGTTTCGTCCCACCCCCATGGACAGAACCCCACTGCTGTTGccaatcctaaccattcgatAGTTTGGTCCCACCCCCATGGACAGGGAAAAAAATGCTGTCAGCAATCCTATCCCCATCCTTGCAAAACAGATTCAGGTCTCAAATGGAAATGGGAtagcaaaatttttttaaaaactatgGACCCAGGTGGACGTAATGGATGCACAAACTTCACTTGAAAAACACAcatttactcttcttcttcccctcCCTCCTTGGAcagcaaattttttaaaaaaactatggACCGAGGTGGACAGAATAGATGCACAAACTTCATTTGAAATTACACTCCCTTCCGGAGAATCAGGATTTGATCGAAGCATGATTTTCAGGTCTTTCCTTCTCCAGCTTCTCCaacctttcctttttctttacagATACATATTCACCCTAACATTCGCAATGTTGTCTTAACTACATTTGGCACCATAACAAGTGGAAAAAATGGAATCCTGCATAATTCGGTTTCCATCGTCCAAGCTGCCTCAATAGCATTTAGATAGATTTTAACAAAATAACCCAACCTCATTTGGTTCCAAATCCAAAAAGACTGCAAGGCATGTCCTCCACAGGGCAAACAACACTCTCTCTCATGTTTCTTTAAGGCAGTGCTCGGATCAGGCATGGATgctgggaaaaaaagaagaagaagaagaaggaaatatcCTCTGATGCTCATACTACAAGGAAATATCACATCAGTTTCATAGCATGGTAATGTGCTATCCACTATGTTAAATAGCACTTCGGTTTCATAGAATTTTGAAGAACAACAATACAACCTCCAGGAACTCATTTTCTTCGGATTTTGACTTTGAGAGACCAGTGAAGCTTTCCTTCTGGCAATGGAATTGACCTCGGCAGACGGAGCGGCACCTCATACTCTCCTAAGGATGTCAAGGGTGTCGGCAGGTGCATATTTTCAGGTTGGATGCTCACACAAAGCTGCCTTGCCACCTGATGATGATAACAATAAATACAATCTTAAACTAGACTACTTGAAAGAAACAATCTTACATTCGACAAAAAAAAAGCGGGGAGGGGGGGTGGGTGGCGCGTGGTGGATGGGCATGAACCCAATGTCAAAACACGGCTTGAACCTGAAACAATCTTTACATCTTTATCATGCAGTTTAGAGCAATTAATCATATGACCCTTGAACGATGCACCAGGCAGTCACCCCAACCCAGGTAAAAGCATCTGACATCAAGTACTCAGCCAGTCATTGAACTTTTGCCAAGCAAAATTACTAGAAGCTAACTCCAAATAACTGTGACAAGGTTGTGAATTATACAATTCTCAAACCATGGATATAGTATCATCGGGTTTTCGGTTTGCACAAGTGGGACCAGGgcttagtgatccagaccattgcaATGACAGTCGCGCAATCGATGGACCATGCCTGAAAATTCTCCCAGTGAAGCTACTAGGGGCTTTCTAAAATTGAATGTGAACTTCTGCTATATTTCTTCTCTGAATCACCAATTTGAAGGACAACAAGGGTTAGATCAGTTTGTGAGATCTCACAGCATCGATCACCAATGTTGGCAGATCAGATCAATTGAGGGCTCATCTTGTACAGAGGaccaaggatcatataattcctcgcATGTTTAATTCTCTCTAGCTACTCAATTTCCATGTGACTACAAAAATGAGCCAACACAATAGATGTCCACCCCAAACAAGCGAGTTGTACGACATGGGTTCATGCACAACTAATGGAGATGATCAAAAGATGGGCAGTTGATATCAAATCTACAATGAACCATCGTTATGCACAAAAGGTACGACAGAAACAACATTTTATCAATTCCCAAATGTGCTGCGATTGTTAGCATATGCATCAAACAGC is a genomic window containing:
- the LOC131256950 gene encoding early nodulin-like protein 15, producing the protein MASARALTSSLIFISFLLFSLSEAKDFLVGGKTNAWQIPSSPSDSLNQWAEANRFQIGDSLVWKFDGEKDSVLQVTREGYQSCNVSNPIAAHKGGNVVVKLDRSGPFYFISGAGGHCENGQKLIVVVISEVRGGGFFSISPAPSPMEFDGPAVAPTSSAHGLAVWRGGFVSSLVVLGSLVGMIL